One genomic region from Polyangium spumosum encodes:
- a CDS encoding long-chain fatty acid--CoA ligase: MLAGRMMDFPLTLTHFLERARTFFGRNEIVSRLPDKTLVRSTYADFHRRTGKLANALSRLGVGQGDRVATLSWNHQRHLEVYLGAPAMGAVVHTLNLRLHPNELGYIANHAEDKVVVVDRSLLPLFRKFADQVRSVRHVIVIPDLPGDTKTSAEIDYEELIAPEKDEFAWPTLDERSAAMICYTSGTTGNPKGVVYSHRSTVLHSLVSCMADTIGVREGDTVLPVVPMFHAAAWGLPYSAIAAGSRIVFPGPHLDPQSLLDLMAAEKVTLAAGVPTIWLGILQLLDQHPGKWDLSTVRSMVIGGSAAPPSLIDGFKARHDLDVTHAWGMTETNPLGTLARVKNGLSGSDDATKLGCKASQGYAVPFVEQRHVGEDGAVLPWDGETMGELEVRGPWVASSYFGAEGADRFTEDGWFKTGDVVTIDHEGYLRITDRSKDVIKSGGEWISSVALENALMSHPAVLEAAVFAARHPKWTERPLAAIVLKEGKTATKEELSAHIEAKFAKFWLPDDYVFMAQIPRTSTGKFLKTKLRELHGDHLEKQGASD; this comes from the coding sequence ATGCTTGCCGGACGCATGATGGACTTTCCCCTCACCCTCACGCATTTCCTCGAACGCGCGCGCACGTTCTTCGGTCGCAACGAGATCGTCTCGCGCCTGCCCGACAAGACCCTCGTCCGCTCCACCTACGCGGACTTCCACCGCCGCACGGGCAAGCTCGCGAACGCGCTGTCGCGCCTCGGGGTCGGGCAAGGCGACAGGGTCGCCACGCTCTCGTGGAACCACCAGCGCCACCTCGAGGTCTACCTCGGCGCGCCGGCCATGGGCGCCGTCGTCCACACCTTGAACCTGAGGCTCCACCCGAACGAGCTCGGCTACATCGCCAATCACGCCGAGGACAAGGTCGTCGTCGTCGACCGCTCCCTCCTGCCGCTCTTTCGCAAGTTCGCCGATCAGGTCCGCTCAGTCCGGCACGTCATCGTCATCCCCGACCTGCCGGGCGATACGAAGACGAGCGCCGAGATCGATTACGAGGAGCTCATCGCCCCCGAAAAAGACGAGTTCGCCTGGCCCACGCTCGACGAGCGCAGCGCCGCGATGATCTGTTATACGTCGGGCACCACGGGCAACCCGAAGGGCGTCGTGTACAGCCATCGCTCGACGGTCCTGCACAGCCTCGTCTCGTGCATGGCCGACACCATCGGCGTCCGCGAAGGCGACACCGTCCTGCCCGTCGTGCCCATGTTCCACGCCGCCGCCTGGGGCCTGCCGTATTCGGCCATCGCCGCAGGATCACGCATCGTCTTCCCCGGCCCGCACCTCGACCCGCAGAGCCTGCTCGACCTCATGGCCGCCGAGAAGGTCACGCTCGCCGCCGGCGTGCCGACGATATGGCTCGGCATCCTCCAGCTCCTCGATCAGCACCCGGGCAAGTGGGACCTCTCCACGGTGCGCTCCATGGTCATCGGCGGCTCGGCGGCGCCGCCGTCCCTCATCGACGGCTTCAAGGCGCGGCACGACCTCGACGTCACGCACGCCTGGGGGATGACCGAGACGAACCCGCTCGGCACCCTCGCGCGGGTCAAGAATGGTTTGTCCGGCAGCGACGACGCGACGAAGCTCGGGTGTAAAGCGTCGCAGGGGTATGCCGTGCCGTTCGTCGAGCAGCGGCACGTCGGCGAGGACGGCGCGGTCTTGCCCTGGGACGGCGAGACCATGGGCGAGCTCGAGGTGCGCGGGCCCTGGGTCGCCTCCTCGTATTTCGGCGCCGAGGGGGCCGATCGGTTCACCGAGGATGGCTGGTTCAAGACGGGCGACGTCGTCACGATCGATCACGAGGGGTACCTGCGCATCACCGATCGGTCGAAGGACGTCATCAAATCGGGCGGCGAGTGGATCAGCTCGGTCGCGCTGGAGAACGCGCTGATGAGCCACCCGGCCGTGCTCGAGGCGGCCGTCTTCGCGGCGCGGCACCCGAAATGGACCGAGCGGCCGCTCGCGGCGATCGTGCTCAAGGAGGGCAAGACGGCCACGAAGGAGGAGCTCTCGGCCCACATCGAGGCGAAATTCGCGAAATTCTGGCTGCCGGACGATTACGTGTTCATGGCCCAGATCCCGCGCACCTCGACCGGCAAGTTCCTGAAGACGAAGCTGCGCGAGCTCCACGGCGATCACCTCGAAAAGCAGGGCGCTTCGGACTAA
- a CDS encoding class I SAM-dependent methyltransferase, producing MDRSAYDALFALEKNHFWRVARRTMLLEILGETLPARRPARLLDVGGACALISREMQRFGEVIMVEPDAETAAFARRELGCDARVGALPDALPVEGTFDGITLLDVLEHIDDEVPALRALKRLLRPDGLLLVTVPALPFLWSSHDVAVHHRRRYVRRTLLEALREGGFEVERVSYFTSLLLPVLAAQRIADRLRRGVPDEARYQVAPPPAPINAAFGAVMDLERALLRRFDMPIGSSLVAICRHA from the coding sequence ATGGACCGCTCCGCCTACGACGCCCTGTTCGCCCTCGAGAAGAACCATTTCTGGCGGGTCGCGCGCCGCACCATGTTGCTCGAGATCCTGGGAGAGACGCTGCCCGCGCGGCGCCCCGCGCGGCTGCTCGACGTGGGCGGCGCCTGCGCGCTGATCTCCCGCGAGATGCAGCGGTTCGGCGAGGTGATCATGGTGGAGCCGGACGCGGAGACGGCGGCGTTCGCGCGGCGGGAGCTCGGCTGTGACGCGCGCGTCGGCGCCCTGCCCGACGCGCTGCCGGTGGAGGGGACCTTCGATGGGATCACGCTCCTCGACGTCCTCGAGCACATCGACGACGAGGTCCCGGCCCTCCGCGCCCTGAAGCGCCTCCTCCGCCCCGATGGGCTCTTGCTCGTGACCGTCCCCGCCCTGCCCTTTCTCTGGAGCTCCCACGACGTGGCGGTGCATCACCGGCGGAGATACGTCCGCCGCACCTTGCTCGAAGCGCTGCGCGAAGGCGGGTTCGAGGTGGAGCGCGTCTCTTATTTCACGTCGCTGCTGCTGCCCGTCCTGGCAGCCCAGCGGATCGCCGATCGGCTGCGCAGAGGTGTGCCGGACGAGGCGCGTTATCAGGTGGCGCCGCCCCCGGCGCCGATCAACGCCGCCTTCGGCGCGGTGATGGACCTCGAGCGGGCCCTCCTGCGGCGATTCGATATGCCCATCGGCTCGTCGCTCGTGGCGATCTGTCGCCACGCCTAA
- a CDS encoding GreA/GreB family elongation factor has translation MQLDKQALVKEVCARLSEELGTMARIAQDAAAAATHEENKPENDKDMRSTEASYIARGQAERARELERSVALLSSITVRSFGAGEGIAATALVTLLHRGSKLVCFVLPAAGGQRVKVGATEVQVVTPTSPLGAALMGLSEGDEAEVPTPQGTKVYEVVEVR, from the coding sequence GTGCAGCTCGACAAACAGGCGCTCGTGAAGGAGGTCTGCGCGCGGCTCTCGGAGGAGCTCGGCACGATGGCGCGGATCGCCCAGGACGCGGCCGCGGCCGCGACCCACGAGGAGAACAAGCCCGAGAACGACAAGGACATGCGCTCGACGGAGGCGTCCTACATCGCGCGGGGCCAGGCCGAGCGGGCGCGGGAGCTCGAGCGGTCCGTCGCGCTCTTGAGCTCGATCACCGTGCGCTCGTTCGGGGCGGGCGAGGGGATCGCCGCGACGGCGCTGGTCACGCTGCTCCACCGCGGGTCGAAGCTCGTGTGTTTCGTCCTTCCCGCCGCGGGCGGGCAACGCGTGAAGGTCGGGGCCACCGAGGTGCAGGTGGTGACCCCGACGAGCCCGCTGGGCGCCGCGCTCATGGGTTTGTCGGAGGGGGACGAAGCCGAGGTGCCGACGCCGCAGGGGACGAAGGTGTACGAGGTGGTCGAGGTGCGTTAG
- a CDS encoding class I SAM-dependent methyltransferase: protein MREAEARRFIEENTAPCAPPLLPEIRLRLATEVTPLWQATEAFLRTHGIEPPFWAFAWSGGQAIARLVLDRPELVRGKVVLDLASGSGLCAIAAARAGASRVVAVDTDPLAAVAITMNAEGAGVVVEAHVEDVLGEARLPAWAAEADVVLAGDVCYDAAMTRVVMPWLGARAGEGRAVLLGDPGRAYLPAEGIEEITRYRVPVIDDVEGTAEKCGLVYRVSLARGGASVA, encoded by the coding sequence ATGCGCGAGGCCGAGGCGAGGCGATTCATCGAGGAAAACACGGCGCCGTGCGCGCCGCCGCTCCTGCCCGAGATCCGGCTCCGGCTCGCGACCGAGGTGACGCCGCTCTGGCAGGCCACGGAGGCGTTTCTCCGGACGCACGGGATCGAGCCGCCCTTCTGGGCGTTCGCGTGGTCCGGCGGGCAAGCGATCGCGCGGCTCGTCCTCGATCGGCCGGAGCTCGTGCGGGGCAAGGTCGTGCTCGATCTCGCCTCGGGATCGGGGCTCTGCGCGATCGCGGCGGCGCGCGCGGGGGCGTCGCGCGTGGTCGCGGTGGACACGGATCCGCTCGCCGCGGTGGCGATCACGATGAACGCGGAGGGCGCGGGCGTCGTGGTCGAGGCGCACGTCGAGGACGTGCTCGGCGAGGCGCGTTTGCCGGCCTGGGCGGCGGAGGCGGACGTGGTGCTCGCGGGGGACGTTTGTTACGACGCGGCGATGACGCGGGTGGTGATGCCGTGGCTCGGCGCGCGGGCGGGCGAGGGGCGGGCTGTCTTGCTCGGGGATCCGGGGCGCGCGTATCTGCCGGCCGAGGGGATCGAGGAGATCACGCGGTATCGGGTGCCGGTGATCGACGATGTGGAGGGGACGGCCGAGAAATGCGGGCTCGTGTACCGCGTCTCGCTTGCGAGGGGTGGGGCGTCCGTGGCTTGA
- a CDS encoding lysylphosphatidylglycerol synthase transmembrane domain-containing protein translates to MSDSVDAPKKAAPRSLVRLAVRLVGPVLLVVVLLRMRDTQAAWDALLSASLLPLGLAFLLNAGVCWLKMLRTDALLQARGYQYPRKRAWLGFLATIFLGLFTPGRVGDVLRAQYFRHDLGMPYSEGVAVVVVDRLCDLYVLVAFVAIGVARWSSVVVGDLALFTWGGVLLTALGPLVLFVPSFAQTAMRAIYKKMPGDPTGEGFDRFLRALRAQRPRHLASAVVLTILAFGVNYLQGYLIAQSLHLDLTLYDVLCLLAVASLLGLLPISVSGLGVRELFFSVVFPALGHPGEAGLIYGLVVFLVIYVGVAAMGFVGWHLAPPPLGGEPGKGRAA, encoded by the coding sequence GTGAGCGACTCCGTCGACGCTCCGAAAAAAGCCGCGCCGCGCTCGCTCGTGCGGCTCGCCGTTCGCCTCGTGGGCCCGGTCCTGCTCGTGGTCGTGCTCCTGCGCATGCGCGACACGCAAGCGGCGTGGGACGCGCTCCTCTCGGCCTCGCTCCTGCCGCTCGGGCTCGCGTTCCTGCTGAACGCCGGCGTCTGCTGGCTGAAAATGTTGCGCACCGACGCGCTCCTCCAGGCCCGAGGCTACCAATATCCACGGAAACGCGCCTGGCTCGGGTTCCTCGCGACGATCTTCCTCGGCCTCTTCACCCCGGGCCGCGTGGGCGACGTCCTCCGCGCGCAGTACTTTCGCCACGACCTCGGGATGCCGTACTCCGAGGGCGTCGCTGTCGTCGTGGTCGACAGGCTCTGCGATCTTTACGTGCTCGTCGCGTTCGTGGCGATCGGCGTGGCGCGATGGAGCTCGGTCGTCGTCGGCGATCTCGCCCTCTTCACCTGGGGCGGCGTCCTCCTCACGGCGCTCGGCCCGCTCGTCCTGTTCGTGCCCTCGTTCGCGCAGACGGCGATGCGCGCCATTTACAAGAAAATGCCCGGCGACCCCACGGGCGAGGGGTTTGATCGATTCCTGCGGGCCCTGCGCGCCCAGCGCCCGAGGCACCTCGCCTCCGCGGTGGTCCTCACCATCCTCGCGTTCGGGGTGAATTACCTCCAGGGGTATCTCATCGCGCAGTCGCTCCACCTCGACCTCACGCTCTACGACGTCCTTTGCCTGCTCGCGGTCGCCAGCTTGCTCGGCCTCTTGCCGATCTCGGTCTCGGGCCTCGGCGTGCGCGAGCTCTTTTTTTCGGTCGTCTTCCCGGCGCTCGGGCACCCCGGAGAGGCGGGCTTGATCTACGGGCTCGTCGTGTTCCTGGTGATCTACGTGGGCGTCGCGGCGATGGGGTTTGTCGGGTGGCACCTGGCCCCGCCTCCGCTCGGGGGCGAACCGGGGAAAGGCAGGGCGGCGTGA